One part of the Treponema peruense genome encodes these proteins:
- a CDS encoding tetratricopeptide repeat protein — MDSGIFSYLISGVVVIAVVSVLVLFMGRKKNSSSEKRSSKNQSQVIRDANRKLAKDPNDPAGLIPLGDIYFANKLWDKAYPVYDKLSKFSMDNPSIDALTSWLRLGICAVMLKKNPEGIAALTSAYKIDPHGFEVNYYLGKACFDSEQYEKAIPCFKKAIVARPEAEGVYLLLGQSMYKSHKFRDSLPCFRKALDEDPSNKEALFDMADAMTEEGHGEKAIKVFMHLRPDPVYGARSCLAAGLFHSKTGDLESAIQDYEIGLKHESAPVQTKLEISYNLARCYFGVSNIAKGVALLKSIRNINENYKDVNALITRYQELSQNKNLQIYLSSNSSDFVTLCRKFIAKKYSGSSVKIQSIDVDQLFTDILAEIYTPKWEDVVLFRFFRTSSVTGEMYVRDFHGHMQDVKAARGFCISAGTFTAEAHKYTEGRPLDLIEKNDLSKVLKQISI, encoded by the coding sequence ATGGATAGTGGAATATTTTCGTACCTGATTTCAGGCGTTGTTGTTATTGCCGTAGTCTCTGTTCTTGTCCTGTTTATGGGCCGCAAAAAGAATTCGTCTTCGGAAAAGCGCAGTTCAAAAAACCAGTCGCAGGTGATTCGTGATGCCAACAGAAAACTTGCGAAAGATCCCAATGATCCTGCAGGTCTTATTCCGCTTGGTGACATTTACTTTGCCAATAAACTCTGGGACAAGGCTTATCCTGTTTATGACAAACTTTCCAAATTTTCGATGGACAATCCTTCAATTGATGCACTTACGTCCTGGCTGCGGCTGGGAATATGTGCTGTAATGCTTAAAAAAAATCCTGAAGGAATTGCAGCACTGACTTCGGCATATAAAATTGACCCGCACGGTTTTGAAGTAAACTACTATCTTGGAAAAGCGTGTTTTGACAGCGAACAGTACGAAAAGGCAATTCCCTGCTTTAAGAAAGCGATTGTAGCGCGCCCTGAGGCAGAAGGAGTGTATCTTCTTTTGGGACAGAGCATGTACAAGTCTCACAAGTTCAGGGACAGCCTTCCGTGTTTCAGAAAAGCGCTGGACGAAGATCCTTCCAACAAGGAAGCTCTTTTTGACATGGCAGATGCAATGACCGAAGAAGGACACGGCGAAAAGGCAATCAAAGTGTTTATGCATCTTCGTCCCGATCCTGTGTACGGCGCGCGGTCCTGTCTTGCAGCGGGACTTTTTCATTCAAAGACAGGGGATTTGGAAAGTGCCATTCAGGATTACGAAATAGGTCTTAAGCATGAAAGTGCACCTGTTCAGACAAAGCTTGAAATTTCCTATAACCTTGCAAGATGCTATTTTGGTGTTTCTAACATTGCAAAGGGTGTTGCTCTCTTAAAATCTATAAGGAACATAAATGAAAATTACAAGGACGTTAATGCCCTTATAACACGCTATCAGGAATTGAGCCAGAATAAAAATCTTCAGATTTATCTTTCTTCGAACAGCAGTGACTTTGTTACCCTTTGCCGCAAGTTTATTGCAAAAAAATATTCAGGCTCGTCGGTTAAGATTCAGAGTATTGATGTTGACCAGCTTTTTACAGATATTCTTGCCGAGATTTATACGCCAAAGTGGGAAGATGTGGTGCTGTTCAGATTCTTCAGGACAAGCAGTGTTACAGGCGAAATGTATGTGCGCGATTTTCACGGCCACATGCAGGACGTTAAGGCAGCGCGCGGTTTTTGTATTTCTGCCGGAACTTTTACAGCAGAAGCCCACAAATATACAGAAGGCCGCCCGCTGGATCTTATAGAAAAGAACGATCTGTCAAAAGTTCTTAAGCAGATTTCTATCTAG
- the rsmG gene encoding 16S rRNA (guanine(527)-N(7))-methyltransferase RsmG, producing the protein MIAHSQKLIDGINRLGINADESQIQSLEAYIHAVMEFNKTYNLVRADTEDEIAVNHVLDSLAAYSPLAQIVSRLESKTQNRPVQVADIGSGGGCPGLPLATVFPQVSFTLVERMEKRCVFLEDAVKKMGLKNVKVLCSAADAVEAESFDLEVFRAFHPFDKKIVKLLLRMLKKGGTLAAYKARSEKIEAEMQEIKMMVPEYKKIPLEVPYLEDHERNLVVIEDPRA; encoded by the coding sequence ATGATTGCACATTCACAAAAACTCATTGACGGAATAAACAGACTCGGAATAAACGCAGACGAAAGTCAAATTCAGTCCCTCGAAGCCTACATTCATGCAGTAATGGAATTCAACAAAACATACAATCTGGTAAGGGCAGACACAGAAGACGAAATCGCAGTAAACCACGTCCTGGATAGCCTTGCAGCATATTCACCACTTGCACAGATTGTAAGCAGACTTGAATCAAAGACACAAAACAGACCGGTACAGGTAGCAGACATCGGCAGTGGCGGAGGATGTCCCGGACTTCCGCTTGCAACAGTATTTCCGCAGGTTTCCTTTACCCTTGTTGAACGTATGGAAAAACGCTGCGTCTTTCTTGAAGATGCTGTAAAAAAGATGGGGCTTAAAAACGTAAAGGTTCTTTGTTCTGCAGCAGATGCAGTTGAGGCAGAGTCCTTTGACCTTGAAGTATTCAGAGCATTTCATCCCTTTGACAAAAAAATTGTAAAACTTCTTTTAAGGATGCTCAAAAAAGGCGGAACACTTGCTGCATACAAAGCCCGCAGTGAAAAAATTGAAGCCGAAATGCAGGAAATAAAAATGATGGTTCCGGAATACAAAAAAATCCCGCTCGAAGTTCCGTATCTCGAAGACCACGAGCGCAATCTTGTTGTCATAGAAGATCCACGTGCATAG
- a CDS encoding 16S rRNA (uracil(1498)-N(3))-methyltransferase: MNICLFTKEEIEQPLSLNDERALHIIKILHKKEGDTFAAGIIGGMAGTATITSVQTQKGTSSDGRKTFTKGFLTYTFTPLTDGKPLNPLIMIIGFPRPIQLKRLLRDMAGLGACEIHLTATELGEKSYLKSDLATTDAGYKMLLEGTEQAAGTHVPLLKIHTSLNDCLSELQLARPSLRKIALDNINPAASLCSALAKDPPVTDGRPQTVAAAIGSERGWTNRERALLEQHGFARLGMGNRVLRTETAATVAASLILGAMGALE; the protein is encoded by the coding sequence ATGAACATATGTCTGTTTACGAAGGAAGAAATAGAACAGCCGCTCAGCCTTAACGACGAACGCGCTTTGCATATAATAAAAATTCTGCACAAAAAAGAAGGTGACACTTTTGCCGCAGGAATCATAGGCGGAATGGCCGGAACAGCAACAATTACATCTGTTCAGACTCAGAAAGGCACATCTTCTGACGGCCGCAAAACCTTTACAAAAGGATTTCTCACCTACACATTCACTCCCCTTACCGACGGCAAACCTCTGAACCCGCTTATTATGATTATCGGTTTTCCAAGACCCATCCAGCTCAAAAGACTTCTGCGTGACATGGCAGGATTGGGCGCTTGTGAAATTCACCTGACCGCAACAGAACTGGGCGAAAAGTCATATTTAAAGTCAGACCTTGCTACAACAGACGCCGGATACAAAATGCTTCTCGAAGGAACAGAACAGGCCGCCGGAACACACGTTCCTCTTTTAAAAATACACACATCGCTTAACGACTGCCTTTCAGAACTGCAGCTCGCGCGCCCTTCGTTAAGAAAAATTGCGCTCGACAACATAAACCCCGCCGCAAGCCTTTGTTCCGCCCTTGCCAAAGACCCGCCGGTAACAGACGGCCGGCCCCAGACTGTTGCGGCGGCTATAGGAAGTGAACGCGGCTGGACAAACCGCGAGCGCGCTCTTTTGGAACAGCACGGCTTTGCGCGCCTGGGAATGGGAAACCGCGTCTTAAGGACAGAAACCGCAGCCACAGTAGCAGCGTCTCTCATTCTTGGAGCAATGGGCGCGCTCGAATAA
- a CDS encoding aminopeptidase — MKIPFFKDNDKEKTPAQTIVEDVCAIKKGESVLIIANPETSAIAQDLYTASLDAGASPSLMFQPKKSSLDMAEKAVICAIKSEPDVIFSISANKLGKDEEALANPYTDAVGQKYSNIFDYLLSGKKSVRAVWTPGLTQDMYERTVNIDYRLLSERCKKICSLFENAKSVKVTSPAGTDFTVCVEGRKALVDDGDFTKPGTGGNVPSGEVFISPVVGKSSGVIVFDGSMTFSDGDAMLETPIRATVKDGFVTDLQGDKEAKRLLKDITAAEKQSATDEYRRNARNIGELGIGLNPAANITGNMLEDEKAFRTCHFAIGENYDGDAPALIHFDGIVCSPTIEIEYPDGTSFVLLEKGDLKI, encoded by the coding sequence ATGAAAATTCCGTTCTTTAAGGACAACGACAAAGAAAAAACACCGGCACAGACTATTGTCGAAGATGTGTGTGCAATAAAAAAAGGCGAGTCGGTTCTGATTATAGCAAACCCAGAAACTTCGGCAATTGCGCAGGATTTGTATACTGCATCTCTTGATGCGGGTGCATCGCCCTCACTTATGTTCCAGCCAAAAAAGTCTTCGCTTGACATGGCAGAAAAGGCCGTAATCTGTGCTATAAAAAGCGAACCCGATGTAATCTTTTCTATCTCGGCAAACAAGTTGGGCAAAGATGAAGAAGCGCTGGCAAATCCGTACACAGACGCGGTCGGACAAAAATATTCCAACATATTTGACTATCTGCTTTCGGGAAAAAAATCTGTTCGTGCTGTCTGGACTCCGGGGCTTACACAGGATATGTATGAGCGTACTGTTAATATTGACTACAGACTGCTTTCAGAACGCTGCAAAAAAATATGCTCACTTTTTGAAAACGCAAAGTCCGTTAAAGTAACTTCCCCCGCCGGAACAGATTTTACCGTTTGTGTAGAAGGCAGAAAAGCGCTTGTAGATGACGGTGACTTTACAAAACCCGGTACCGGCGGAAACGTTCCTTCGGGCGAAGTTTTTATAAGCCCTGTTGTAGGAAAGAGCAGCGGTGTTATTGTATTTGACGGAAGCATGACGTTCAGCGACGGTGATGCAATGCTTGAAACTCCAATCCGCGCCACGGTAAAGGATGGATTTGTTACAGACCTACAGGGCGACAAAGAAGCAAAGCGTCTTCTTAAAGACATAACGGCTGCAGAAAAACAGTCGGCAACTGACGAATACCGCAGAAATGCACGCAATATAGGCGAACTTGGAATAGGCCTTAACCCGGCTGCAAACATTACCGGCAATATGCTCGAAGACGAAAAGGCATTCCGCACGTGTCACTTTGCAATAGGCGAAAATTACGACGGCGATGCACCGGCTCTTATTCACTTTGATGGAATTGTATGTTCGCCTACAATAGAAATAGAGTATCCTGACGGAACATCGTTTGTTTTACTTGAAAAGGGCGACCTTAAAATTTAA
- a CDS encoding ATP-binding cassette domain-containing protein, with amino-acid sequence MNCLDFTNVSFTYPAVEGDLDAQGKQIVPSPVFESFTGSIPAAFTSVIGPNGCGKSTLLMLAAGRLVPQTGKVTLFGQDVAALDEEKKNLLASVIYQNMEFESEDETQKLLEFVYKNGALKANAKGIKSSGDLFSEATDVFELDGIMGRKLTELSKGETQRVLLAFSILYGSAAVFMDEPMFAMEDRQKNAALEYLRQYSDQTKTAMFISMHELDLSRRYAEKVLLIHPNKNMDYGTPEEVMTDADLEKAYGFPASMLKHNEDMTREQLKQVSEAIKSL; translated from the coding sequence ATGAATTGTCTTGATTTTACAAATGTTTCTTTTACATATCCCGCAGTTGAAGGCGACCTAGACGCACAGGGAAAGCAGATTGTTCCGTCTCCTGTATTCGAAAGCTTTACCGGAAGCATACCGGCAGCATTTACAAGCGTTATCGGGCCGAACGGATGCGGTAAGTCCACGCTTTTAATGCTTGCCGCAGGAAGACTTGTTCCGCAGACAGGAAAAGTAACACTGTTCGGGCAGGACGTCGCCGCACTTGATGAAGAAAAGAAAAATCTTCTGGCTTCTGTAATTTACCAGAACATGGAATTTGAAAGCGAAGACGAAACCCAGAAATTACTGGAATTTGTCTATAAAAACGGTGCACTCAAAGCAAACGCTAAGGGAATAAAATCCAGCGGCGACCTTTTTTCAGAAGCAACAGATGTTTTTGAACTTGACGGAATAATGGGACGCAAACTTACCGAACTGAGCAAAGGCGAAACACAGCGCGTGCTTCTGGCATTCAGCATTCTGTACGGAAGTGCGGCAGTCTTTATGGATGAGCCCATGTTTGCCATGGAAGACAGACAGAAAAACGCTGCCCTTGAATACCTGAGGCAATACTCTGACCAGACAAAGACTGCAATGTTTATTTCAATGCACGAACTTGACTTAAGCCGCCGCTATGCAGAAAAAGTGCTTCTTATCCACCCCAACAAAAACATGGACTACGGCACTCCCGAAGAAGTAATGACAGACGCTGACCTCGAAAAGGCATACGGCTTTCCTGCTTCAATGCTCAAACACAACGAAGACATGACCCGCGAGCAGTTAAAGCAGGTTTCAGAAGCCATAAAGTCTTTGTAA
- a CDS encoding metallophosphoesterase family protein translates to MKKTHICIAAAAILSFANISCRYGLEEAFYRQSRADERAASIKEVTLPSDLFQSLGDEYTVLVITDVHFGANSGIKGNNRRDEDFLSSVKNLSQRPKFCICLGDIAEHGYESEFRDYKEKIQDKLDKLGIPTFNVVGNHDLFNTGWKYYKEVLGETTSFYRFSTKNISWYFLDSAGGSLGTTQMQSLYEAVSGDTKPKFFFTHVPLYANGHFYFSMQNTDERNKLIVLLNRNKAKTFVAGHIHTQKSSDLGSFTEYTVNAFLADKKYGLLTVNETEGTAVPQFISY, encoded by the coding sequence ATGAAAAAAACACACATCTGCATTGCGGCAGCCGCAATTCTTTCTTTTGCAAATATTTCATGCCGTTACGGACTGGAAGAAGCCTTTTACAGGCAGTCGCGCGCAGACGAAAGGGCCGCTTCAATAAAAGAAGTAACGCTTCCTTCTGACCTGTTCCAATCGCTTGGTGATGAATATACAGTGCTTGTAATAACAGACGTTCACTTTGGTGCAAATTCAGGCATAAAAGGAAACAACAGACGCGATGAAGACTTTCTTTCTTCGGTCAAAAATCTTTCGCAAAGACCAAAATTCTGCATCTGTCTTGGAGACATTGCCGAACACGGTTACGAAAGTGAATTCCGGGACTACAAAGAAAAAATTCAGGATAAGCTTGACAAATTAGGAATACCCACATTCAATGTAGTAGGAAACCACGACCTTTTTAACACAGGCTGGAAGTATTATAAAGAAGTGCTCGGCGAAACAACATCCTTTTACAGATTCAGCACAAAAAACATAAGCTGGTATTTTCTTGATTCGGCAGGAGGCTCACTCGGAACAACACAGATGCAAAGCCTTTACGAAGCAGTTTCAGGTGACACAAAGCCAAAATTTTTCTTTACTCACGTGCCTCTTTATGCAAACGGTCACTTTTATTTTTCAATGCAGAATACCGACGAAAGAAACAAACTTATTGTCCTTCTTAACCGAAACAAAGCAAAAACTTTTGTGGCAGGGCATATCCACACGCAGAAAAGCAGCGATTTGGGAAGTTTTACCGAATATACAGTAAATGCCTTTCTTGCCGACAAAAAATACGGTCTTCTTACAGTAAACGAAACAGAGGGAACAGCTGTTCCTCAATTCATTTCGTATTAA
- a CDS encoding NAD-dependent protein deacylase: protein METKEQKQKFQQIVDESHRIVFFGGAGVSTESGIPDFRSVDGLYNQEWDYAPEEILSKTFFFANTPEFYRFYRKKMLVTGIKPNAAHLKLAELERAGKLTAVVTQNIDGLHQAAGSTNVLELHGSVLRNTCTSCAKKFGLDYILSHSDENLVPRCDECGAVIKPDVVLYEEALDTNTVNAAIDAISKADTLIIGGTSLSVYPAAGLVNYFRGTKLVLINRDAGAFDSNADLAIHDSIGKVLGAVSVQAAGTKRDE from the coding sequence ATGGAAACAAAAGAACAAAAACAGAAGTTTCAGCAGATTGTAGATGAAAGCCACCGCATTGTTTTTTTTGGTGGTGCGGGCGTTTCTACAGAAAGCGGAATTCCCGACTTCAGAAGCGTTGACGGTCTTTACAACCAGGAATGGGATTATGCCCCCGAAGAAATTCTGAGCAAAACATTCTTTTTTGCAAACACCCCGGAATTCTACCGGTTTTACAGAAAAAAGATGCTTGTAACCGGAATAAAACCAAACGCAGCGCATCTGAAACTTGCAGAACTTGAACGTGCAGGCAAACTTACTGCAGTTGTGACCCAGAACATAGACGGGCTTCACCAGGCAGCAGGAAGCACAAACGTGCTTGAACTTCACGGAAGCGTTTTAAGAAACACTTGCACTTCATGCGCAAAAAAGTTCGGCCTAGACTACATACTTTCGCATTCAGACGAAAATCTTGTTCCACGCTGTGATGAATGCGGTGCCGTTATAAAACCCGACGTTGTACTTTACGAAGAAGCGCTGGACACAAATACCGTAAACGCAGCCATTGACGCCATTTCAAAGGCAGACACACTCATAATCGGCGGAACATCACTTTCTGTATACCCGGCTGCAGGTCTTGTAAACTACTTCCGCGGAACAAAACTCGTTCTCATCAACCGGGATGCAGGCGCATTTGACTCAAACGCAGACCTGGCAATTCATGACAGCATTGGAAAAGTGCTTGGTGCAGTTTCTGTACAGGCAGCAGGCACAAAAAGGGACGAATAG